The Solanum lycopersicum chromosome 6, SLM_r2.1 genome has a window encoding:
- the LOC101249556 gene encoding autophagy-related protein 3, producing MMVLSQLHGAFKGTVERITSPRTVSAFKEKGVLSVSEFVIAGDNLVSKCPTWSWESGEPSKRKSYLPADKQFLITRNVPCLRRAASIEEEYEAAGGEVLLDNEDNDGWLATHGKPKENNGAEDDNLPSIDASEINKKNTIQSIPSYFGGEEEEDIPDMGDYEEADNLIETDPATLQTTYLVANEPDDDNILRTRTYDVSITYDKYYQTPRVWLTGYDESRMLLQPELVLEDVSQDHARKTVTIEDHPHLPGKHASVHPCRHGAVMKKIIDVLMLRGVEPEVDKYLFLFLKFVASVIPTIEYDYTMDFDLGSSST from the exons ATGATGGTGCTGTCACAGCTTCACGGAGCATTCAAGGGTACGGTGGAGAGAATCACTAGCCCTCGTACCGTCTCTGCTTTCAAAGAAAAAGGTGTTCTCAGCGTCAGCGAATTCGTCATAGCTGGAGATAATCTCGTCTCCAAATGCCCTACCTGGTCTTG GGAATCAGGTGAGCCTAGTAAGAGGAAGTCTTATTTACCAGCCGACAAGCAATTTTTGATAACTAGAAATG TTCCTTGTCTGAGAAGAGCTGCATCAATAGAGGAAGAATATGAGGCTGCTGGAGGTGAAGTTCTTCTTGATAATGAAGATAATGATGGTTGGCTGGCAACTCATGGCAAACCAAAAG AAAACAATGGTGCTGAGGATGATAATTTGCCATCTATAGACGCATCAGAAATCAACAAGAAGAACACTATCCAGTCAATCCCATCATACTTTGGAGGCGAGGAAGAGGAGGACATACCTGACATGGGAGATTATGAGGAAGCTGACAATCTTATAGAAACAGACCCT GCCACCCTTCAGACTACATATCTTGTGGCCAATGAGCCTGATGATGACAACATTCTAAGAACACGAACCTATGATGTCAGCATCAC GTATGACAAATATTATCAAACACCTCGTGTGTGGCTCACTGGATATGATGAG TCAAGGATGCTTTTGCAACCAGAACTCGTACTTGAAGATGTCAGTCAAGACCATGCACGCAAGACG GTGACCATTGAAGACCATCCACATCTTCCAGGGAAACATGCTTCTGTGCATCCTTGCCGACATGGGGCTGTGATGAAGAAAATTATTGATGTTTTGATGTTGAGAGGAGTTGAACCCGAAGTTGACAA GTATCTTTTCCTGTTCTTGAAGTTTGTGGCTTCGGTTATTCCAACAATTGAATATGATTACACCATGGACTTTGATCTTGGTAGCAGTAGCACCTGA